The Coleofasciculus sp. FACHB-T130 nucleotide sequence GTTTTGAATTTTCATCTTGTAAAGGAGAACTCAAAACGGAGAACTCAAAACCTTCCTTAGATAAAGCCCCAATTGCCAGACGCAGGTCGGTTTCTAATTGTAAAAGTGCGATCGCGCGTGCATGCAAAGTCGTGTGGAACACTGCATAACGCCCTTTCCCCATTATTTTTGCCTGAGATAAGGCAATGTCGGCATCGCGCAGCAAGTCCCACTCCGGGTTAAGTACGGGTTCTTGCCCCTTTTGAGTGTTGGGTGAAGGAACGGTAGAAGGCGTGAGGAAGGGAATTGTCTTACCATCCTGTCCCACTCTCCGATTCTCCGGCTCTCCGGCTCTCCGGCTCAGGGCAATGCCAATACTGGCGGCGGCGAATACTTCATGTCCATCAAGGTAAAAAGGGGATGCGAGGGCTTCGTGGATTGACTCGGCAACGCGGGTCGCGTCACCCAGTTGCTGAATCTCCTCCAGCAGGATCGTGAACTCGTCTCCGCCAAGACGTGCCACTGTATCTCTGGGGCGCATCAGAGTACAGAGCCGATGAGCGATCGCGACGAGTAGTTTATCTCCGACCGTATGCCCCAAGCTGTCGTTAATCACCTTAAATCGGTCGAGATCCACAAACAGTACCGCAAATAGATAATTTTCAAACTGATAGGTACGTTCTAGGGCAACCTCCAACCGCTCCATAAATAAGGTTCGATTGGGCAAACCCGTCAGCGAGTCATAAAGTTGCCGTTGCTGCTGCTGCTGCTCAATGTGTTGAAGCTGCGCTTTCATTCGCAGACGCTCTTGGATGCTCAAGCTCGCTGCCGTTAAACAAAATAATCCCACGGGTGACACGACCGGCATCAAGTAACCCACCCGCAAAAGCACTACACTGACAATGACCCAGCCGCTACAAAGACTAACGACTGCAATCAGCTGGTGTCTGGCCCGATAGCGGTTGAGCGTGAAGCCAAGCATTGGCCCGCCCAGCAACAGGAAAACCAGAATCCACTTGGGGTCTGGGGCTTTCAGAAAGTTTTGTTGCAAGAGATTATTCAGAACGGTAGCGTGCAGGTGAATTCCACTCGCGGGTGGATGACCGTCAAACGGAGTATTTAGAGGATCGAGAGCGGCTGCTGTGACGCCCACCATCACAATCTTTCCCTTGAATGCCGAGGCAGGAACTTTCCCCTGAAGGACTGAAACAAAGGAATAGTGCGGTGCCTGAAGCACCTCACCGGGCCAGTTCACGAGCAGCGGTTGATTCATCGGTGGGAGTTTTACCGGCTCTTTCACCAGTGAATAAACCTGGGAAGCCGCGATGCTTAAAAGAGGCACGCCTTCAAGTTGCGGTACAACTTGGCGAGTTAAACCATCGCTATCCTTGTGGTTGGCAATATGTCCGATTGCGATCGCGCTTTTACTCAATTCTAGAGTTGGACGCAAAGGGGTATTTGTCCGATCCCACCCCTGCGCCAACACCACCTGACCCACTTTTTCCATCGCCGCCGCCATCTGTGCATCTTCCGGACTACTTTCGGGCATCAGCACGTCCAATACCACCACACTAGGCTCTGCTGCGGACAGTTGATTCAGCAACTGGGTGTATTGCTTGCGAGGCCAAGGAAAGCGACCCAGTTCCTTTAAACTGGCATCATCAATGTCAATCAACACCACCCGTTCATCCCAAGGCATCGTTCCCCGGAGGCGGAATAAACCCCGATAAGCAAGCTGTTCCAGTGGTTGCCAAATCCCTAGCACCAAACCACTTGCAACGATTAAAGAAGGAAAAAAGAAAAAAGCAAAATTAGCAATAAAGGATTTTTTTTCTTTTTCTTTTTCTTCTACTTTTAAACTTTGAATTTTGGACTTTTCAGGGAATTGCCAGTTCATACATCTGCTGTTTTCCCAAAGGAGTCGCAACAGCGTTGATGCGACCGTTTATAACAATTTTGCTTAATGCTGCTAGGTTTAATTTTTTCCAACTCTCAATTTGGTAGAGACGCGAACTGACTCTTTCAGCGCTAGGCTAACGCCTCGCTTCGCTGTTTTCATGCCCAAAGGGCTGTACGCGATCGCCTTTAGTTCCCTTGCGAATTCAACCTCAATCCGAAATCTACCATCCAAAATTTTCTAAAAGGTTTTGTTAAATGGATACCCAAATTTGTAATTGCGCTCAACTGCAACAGCAGCATCTCAATTATAAAAATTGATTGGGAACCATCTCTATCCCCCCACCCCCCTCCGCTGGAGAAAGGAAGACCGGGAATCATTTCCTTTCACCGGGCACTTGAGTGCATCGTTTGGTCAAACACCTCATACCGTCCCTTTCCTAGCGCTTTGGCACGATACAAGGCTGTATCGGCATCGCGCAGGAGGTCTTCAGGTCGATCGTAGCCGCTGCTGAGAACAATGCCAATACTTGCGGCAGTAAAAACTTCGTGTCCGTCGAGATAGAAAGGCGGTATCAGTTCTCGGTTGATTCGTTCGGCGATGCTGGTGGCGTGACTCAGGTCGTCAATAGCTTCCAAAAGCAGGGTAAATTCATCTCCCCCCAAACGAGCGACGATGTCTTCAGCACGCACGCAGGTTTCGAGACGGCGAGCGACGCAGCGAAGCAGCCGCTCCGCTAACGCCACCAATAATTTATCCCCAACCAGATGCCCCAAACTGTCGTTCACTTTTTTGAAGCCATCCAAATCTACAAACAGCAGCGCAAACTGAAAATCTTGACACTGTTTGGCTCGCTCCACCGCTTGACTGAGGCGCTCCATGAACAAAGCTCGGTTGGGCAAGCCGGTTAAGATATCATAAAACGCCCGCTCCCGCAGATGCTCCTTTGCCCGTTTGCGCTCGGTAATATCTTCCACCGTGCCTTCGTAGTAAAGCAGCTTACCTTCACAATCGCGCACCGCACGGGCATTTTCCGAAATCCAAATGATGCTGCCATCTTGGCGGGAAACCGCGGACTCAAACTCTGAAACGGCATCGTGTTCTTGCAACAGGCGCGTAAACTCAGCACGCCGGTTCGGATCAACGTATAGTTGCTGCTTAATATCCGTCAGACGCGCCATCAGTTCTGTCGGAGACTCATATCCATAAATGCGTGCCAGAGCGGGATTGGCACTAATATACTGTCCGTCGGGCGTTGTCTGGAAAATCCCCTCAATTGCATTCTCAAAGATACTGCGATATTTTGCTTCCGCTTGCTGTAGAGCCTCTTCTGTCCGCTTGCGCTCGGTGATATCGGTGATGAAGCCTTCGAGTCCGAGAACTTTACCGGCGCTGTCACAAACTGCCGCTCCTTTTTCCCAAACCCATTTTTCTACACCTGATTTGGTAAGAATGCGATATTCCACAACATAAGGTTTCAGAAGCGTGATTCCCGTAGCGATCGCTTCTAAAACTTTGGGTAAATCTTCAGGATGAGTAATGGAATCATAAGACACCGCGCGATCGCCAATCAATTCTTCACTGTGATACCCAGTCAGCTTAAAGCAACCTTCACTAATGTAAGTCATCGACCACGCTGGGTCATTTCCACAAGAAAACACAATCCCTGGCAAGGAGTCAATCAAACTTGCCAGACGGCGCTGGCTTTCCCTCAGGGCAGCTTCCGCTTGTTTTTGCTGCATCACGGTTCCCAGATGCGCTGCTACTGCTGACACCAGCTCAACCAGTCGCTTGTCCTTCTGGCGAGATTCAAACAGGAAGAAAGTGAGAATTGCCACTACCCGATCTTTAGAGAGAATCGGCACGGCAAATCCCGCTTTGAGTCCACAATTTCTGGCGAACTGAGTCCGGATAAAAAATGGGGGCGGCTCAATCGAAGCATCGGGAATCCACTCTGGCTGCTTGGATAACCAAACTCGTCCCGGTAGCCCAATTCCCGGTGAAAACTTCAACATTTCGCTCTGCCGCCGGAACTCGCTCAGGGTTAGGGGCAGTTCTGATTGCAGCTTAGTGTTGGATTGCAGGTTAGCCGATTGAAAGTTAGCAGGTTGATTTAAACCTTCCAGTTTCAACCTTTCAACCTGTAACTGTTGTAACGTTTCAACCTCTAATTCTAAAGTGCTGCTGTACCAAGCCGGACTGCATTCTAAAACTGTGTCGTCTGAGCTGGGTATCCAAGCTTCACCAAAATTCCAGCCGGTCGTTTCACACACTTGACGTAGCGCGACTGAAAGTGCAGTGTGAAAATCAGGCGCAGCACTAATTGCCTGGGTTAGGATTTGCAACAGTTTAATTTCTTCTTCAGCCCGCTGGCGCTCAGATACGTCAATAGACGTATTCGCAAAGGGGTGTAGAGTGTTAGCGGGGCGGGGGTCTAAATCCCGATTAGGGATTGAAATCATGATCAAGCCCTCCAGCGCCAGCAGTTCTCCCGATTGGGAGAAAACTCCACAACCCTGTTCCCAGACAAATTTCTCTTCTCCCGCCGCTGTGATGATGCGGTAGACAAGCTGGAAGGGTCTATATTCTTGCACAGCGGCTTGTATGGCGTTCCACACCTGCTCTCGGTCGTCGGGATGAATCAGTTGGGCATAGCAGATTTCTCGGTTGCCAATGAGTTCAAACGGAGAGTAACCAGTGAGCTGATAGCAGTCCTCGCTGACCGCTTCCATTGTCCAGCTCTGGTCGTTGCGGCAACGGTAGGCCATGCCAGGTAAGTTACTCATCAGGGTTGAAAGGGGACGAACTCCGGATAGGGATTGTCCCGTTGAAACAGGGCACTCTTGTAATGCATCTTCTGTCTGCAACGTATAAGTC carries:
- a CDS encoding PAS domain-containing protein, yielding MERLEPVDLVDLKENIRGLGTPFEMTYTLQTEDALQECPVSTGQSLSGVRPLSTLMSNLPGMAYRCRNDQSWTMEAVSEDCYQLTGYSPFELIGNREICYAQLIHPDDREQVWNAIQAAVQEYRPFQLVYRIITAAGEEKFVWEQGCGVFSQSGELLALEGLIMISIPNRDLDPRPANTLHPFANTSIDVSERQRAEEEIKLLQILTQAISAAPDFHTALSVALRQVCETTGWNFGEAWIPSSDDTVLECSPAWYSSTLELEVETLQQLQVERLKLEGLNQPANFQSANLQSNTKLQSELPLTLSEFRRQSEMLKFSPGIGLPGRVWLSKQPEWIPDASIEPPPFFIRTQFARNCGLKAGFAVPILSKDRVVAILTFFLFESRQKDKRLVELVSAVAAHLGTVMQQKQAEAALRESQRRLASLIDSLPGIVFSCGNDPAWSMTYISEGCFKLTGYHSEELIGDRAVSYDSITHPEDLPKVLEAIATGITLLKPYVVEYRILTKSGVEKWVWEKGAAVCDSAGKVLGLEGFITDITERKRTEEALQQAEAKYRSIFENAIEGIFQTTPDGQYISANPALARIYGYESPTELMARLTDIKQQLYVDPNRRAEFTRLLQEHDAVSEFESAVSRQDGSIIWISENARAVRDCEGKLLYYEGTVEDITERKRAKEHLRERAFYDILTGLPNRALFMERLSQAVERAKQCQDFQFALLFVDLDGFKKVNDSLGHLVGDKLLVALAERLLRCVARRLETCVRAEDIVARLGGDEFTLLLEAIDDLSHATSIAERINRELIPPFYLDGHEVFTAASIGIVLSSGYDRPEDLLRDADTALYRAKALGKGRYEVFDQTMHSSAR
- a CDS encoding EAL domain-containing protein produces the protein MNWQFPEKSKIQSLKVEEKEKEKKSFIANFAFFFFPSLIVASGLVLGIWQPLEQLAYRGLFRLRGTMPWDERVVLIDIDDASLKELGRFPWPRKQYTQLLNQLSAAEPSVVVLDVLMPESSPEDAQMAAAMEKVGQVVLAQGWDRTNTPLRPTLELSKSAIAIGHIANHKDSDGLTRQVVPQLEGVPLLSIAASQVYSLVKEPVKLPPMNQPLLVNWPGEVLQAPHYSFVSVLQGKVPASAFKGKIVMVGVTAAALDPLNTPFDGHPPASGIHLHATVLNNLLQQNFLKAPDPKWILVFLLLGGPMLGFTLNRYRARHQLIAVVSLCSGWVIVSVVLLRVGYLMPVVSPVGLFCLTAASLSIQERLRMKAQLQHIEQQQQQRQLYDSLTGLPNRTLFMERLEVALERTYQFENYLFAVLFVDLDRFKVINDSLGHTVGDKLLVAIAHRLCTLMRPRDTVARLGGDEFTILLEEIQQLGDATRVAESIHEALASPFYLDGHEVFAAASIGIALSRRAGEPENRRVGQDGKTIPFLTPSTVPSPNTQKGQEPVLNPEWDLLRDADIALSQAKIMGKGRYAVFHTTLHARAIALLQLETDLRLAIGALSKEGFEFSVLSSPLQDENSKLKTPNLKLLPNSEFRVYYQPIVSLSTGKITAFEALVRWQHPKRGLVSPLEFIPVAEETGLMAQLDWWVLREACCQMRAWQERFVQNSEPSTSNYEQLTIGVNLSAMQFAQSDMVQQIDRIVRETGLETRSLKLEITETCLLEDADAVTAMLEQLRALEVKVGIDDFGTGYSSLGRLHCLPIDTLKIDRSFISGMGDEENRWEIVQTIMTLAHNLGMDVVAEGIETAEQMLQLKRLQCEYGQGYFFSKPVDAPAAEALLAAQPQW